One Mycolicibacterium goodii genomic region harbors:
- a CDS encoding aldehyde dehydrogenase family protein, translating to MGRRTAGRIVTSVVLPGDPIGSLIGDRRVTASSGGLHAHVYPATGLPNATVALAGAAEVDAAVSAAWEAHREWVARPADRRRDMLVGLADVVHEHLDELAGLNVHDYAVPISNAGTALLLERFLRHFAGYADKPHGTSSPVSGSFDVNIIEREPYGVVGVIAPWNGALAVAASCVAPALAAGNAVVFKPSELAPLAALRFGELCLAAGLPPGLVNILPAASDGGDALVRHPGIRKIHFTGGGTTARAVLRAATDNLTPVVTELGGKSANIIFPDADLGRAAALAAHQGPLMQSGQSCACASRILVHESVYDAFTEQFLAVIGAARVGDPFDPEVNFGPVISAGSLDRLLNVVHRAVEERAGELLVGGERLVDGALAGGFYMQPTVFGGVDNRSRLAQVETFGPVVSLIRFVDDDEAVRLANDTPYGLNAFVHTADLTRAHTVSRQLEAGSVWVNQFSQISPQGPYGGYKQSGSGRTGGLDGLHEFQQIKNIRIGMG from the coding sequence ATGGGCCGCCGAACCGCAGGTCGCATCGTGACATCTGTGGTGCTGCCGGGTGATCCGATCGGCTCGCTCATCGGGGATCGACGCGTGACCGCCTCATCGGGAGGGTTACACGCGCACGTCTATCCCGCGACCGGCCTGCCCAACGCAACAGTCGCCCTGGCGGGAGCCGCCGAAGTCGACGCTGCGGTTTCGGCCGCGTGGGAAGCACACCGAGAGTGGGTCGCGCGCCCGGCCGACCGGCGCCGCGACATGCTCGTCGGTCTGGCCGACGTGGTGCACGAGCACCTCGACGAGTTGGCCGGCCTCAATGTTCACGACTATGCGGTGCCGATCTCCAATGCGGGCACCGCGCTGCTGCTGGAGCGCTTCCTGCGGCACTTCGCCGGCTACGCCGACAAACCTCATGGAACGAGTTCACCGGTCAGCGGCTCGTTCGACGTCAACATCATCGAGCGTGAGCCGTACGGTGTGGTGGGTGTCATCGCCCCGTGGAACGGCGCTCTCGCGGTGGCTGCGTCGTGTGTGGCGCCTGCGCTCGCCGCCGGGAACGCCGTGGTCTTCAAGCCATCGGAGCTGGCGCCGCTGGCAGCGCTGCGCTTCGGTGAACTGTGTCTTGCCGCCGGCCTGCCGCCGGGGCTGGTCAACATCCTCCCGGCCGCCTCCGACGGGGGCGACGCGCTGGTCCGCCATCCCGGTATCCGAAAGATCCACTTCACCGGGGGCGGTACGACAGCACGCGCGGTCTTGAGAGCAGCCACCGACAACCTGACACCGGTTGTCACCGAACTCGGTGGCAAGTCGGCCAACATCATCTTCCCTGACGCCGACCTCGGCAGAGCCGCCGCGCTGGCGGCCCATCAGGGCCCGCTCATGCAGTCGGGACAAAGCTGCGCATGCGCGAGCCGCATTCTCGTCCACGAATCCGTCTACGACGCGTTCACCGAGCAGTTCCTCGCCGTCATCGGTGCGGCGCGGGTGGGCGATCCGTTCGATCCCGAGGTCAACTTCGGACCGGTGATCAGTGCCGGTTCGCTCGACCGCTTGCTCAACGTCGTCCACCGAGCTGTCGAGGAGCGTGCCGGCGAATTGCTCGTCGGAGGTGAACGACTCGTCGACGGCGCACTGGCGGGCGGCTTCTACATGCAACCCACCGTGTTCGGTGGTGTCGACAACCGGTCCAGGCTCGCGCAAGTCGAGACGTTCGGGCCTGTCGTTTCCCTCATCAGATTCGTCGATGACGACGAGGCCGTGCGGCTCGCCAACGACACGCCCTACGGCCTCAACGCCTTCGTCCACACAGCTGATCTCACCCGCGCCCACACGGTGTCGCGCCAGTTGGAGGCCGGGTCGGTGTGGGTGAACCAGTTCAGCCAGATCTCGCCCCAAGGACCATACGGCGGCTACAAGCAGAGCGGATCCGGCCGAACGGGAGGCCTCGACGGCCTACATGAATTCCAGCAGATCAAGAACATTCGCATCGGCATGGGCTGA
- a CDS encoding carboxymuconolactone decarboxylase family protein yields the protein MTTPDTERLERGKRAFADVMTFPAPDDCSPAMTHLLDFVFAEVWQRPALTRRQRRFVTLPCVAAADAEGPLRDHVYAALNSGDISIVEMRETVLHFAVYGGWPKASRFNSAVDEQWARIHDERGLAVPAPEPLLPLTTPSDPEERLAVGEQSFKDINCLPYAPMRDNPFQGAGILNFVFGEMWLRPGLGMKERRLITVACVAFQDAPYPILSHVYAALKSRDVSFAEMDELALHFAAHYGWPKASHLNQVIDDQKRRVSDEWAAEPQVAS from the coding sequence GTGACCACACCTGACACCGAGCGGCTCGAACGCGGCAAGCGTGCCTTCGCCGACGTGATGACCTTTCCCGCCCCGGATGATTGCTCGCCCGCCATGACACATCTGCTCGATTTCGTGTTCGCCGAGGTCTGGCAACGCCCCGCACTGACTCGACGTCAGCGTCGCTTCGTCACACTGCCCTGCGTTGCGGCAGCCGACGCCGAGGGTCCACTGCGCGACCACGTCTATGCCGCCCTCAACAGCGGCGACATCAGCATCGTCGAAATGCGAGAAACCGTACTGCATTTCGCGGTGTACGGTGGGTGGCCGAAAGCATCCCGGTTCAACTCGGCCGTGGACGAGCAGTGGGCGCGGATACACGATGAACGCGGGCTGGCTGTTCCTGCTCCCGAGCCGTTGCTGCCCCTGACCACGCCAAGCGATCCGGAAGAGCGTCTCGCGGTCGGTGAGCAGTCGTTCAAGGACATCAACTGCCTGCCGTACGCGCCTATGCGGGACAACCCCTTCCAGGGCGCGGGAATCCTGAACTTCGTGTTCGGTGAGATGTGGCTGCGCCCAGGGCTCGGCATGAAGGAACGCAGGCTCATCACCGTGGCCTGCGTGGCATTTCAGGACGCCCCCTACCCGATTCTGAGCCACGTGTACGCGGCACTGAAGAGCCGCGACGTATCGTTCGCGGAAATGGACGAGCTGGCACTGCATTTCGCCGCACACTACGGGTGGCCCAAGGCGTCTCACCTCAACCAGGTCATCGACGACCAGAAAAGGCGCGTGTCCGACGAATGGGCCGCCGAACCGCAGGTCGCATCGTGA